A window of Thermodesulfovibrio thiophilus DSM 17215 contains these coding sequences:
- the csrA gene encoding carbon storage regulator CsrA, with protein MLVLTRKSGQYIRIGDNIIIKIIDIDGSQIKIGIEAPKGIQIFRGELYEKLRESNIEALKSSKEIKLDDIIKE; from the coding sequence ATGCTTGTTCTGACAAGAAAATCAGGCCAATACATAAGAATTGGCGATAATATTATAATAAAAATCATCGATATTGATGGCTCTCAGATTAAGATAGGAATTGAAGCTCCAAAGGGGATTCAGATTTTCAGAGGAGAGCTTTATGAAAAACTCAGAGAAAGTAATATTGAGGCACTGAAATCTTCAAAAGAGATAAAACTGGATGACATTATAAAGGAGTGA
- a CDS encoding flagellar basal body P-ring protein FlgI, translated as MIDKIIKSIFSPINLTITILIILLFTTSAFAERIKDIANWAGVRENELVGFGLVVGLNGTGDKDGTYFYQPIVNMMKRMGITLNARDLKGKVKNVAAVMVTAKLPTNVKPGSKIDVQVSSIGDAKSLQGGTLLMTPLTGPDGEVYALAQGPISIGGFIVAGRGARAIKNHQNAGSIPEGAIVEKTVPVNLNAKNELQLLLQFPDITTATTVADKINQTFQSGVAKAIDSSTISVNVPPRYRGSVLDFMTEVEKIDVVTDQPARVVINERTGTVVIGSHVKIASTALAHGGLTITIKETPEVVQPPPLAPERARTEIVPRTEVTVEEKKASLVEVEGSTVGELVNALNTLGVTPKDLISILQALKTAGALKADLVIM; from the coding sequence ATGATTGATAAAATAATAAAATCTATTTTTAGTCCAATAAATCTTACAATCACGATACTGATCATACTGTTATTTACAACCTCAGCTTTTGCTGAGAGAATTAAGGATATTGCAAACTGGGCAGGAGTACGAGAAAACGAACTTGTTGGATTCGGACTTGTGGTTGGTTTAAATGGAACAGGAGATAAAGATGGGACATATTTTTACCAGCCCATTGTTAATATGATGAAGAGAATGGGTATTACACTTAATGCCAGAGATTTAAAAGGTAAAGTTAAAAATGTTGCTGCAGTTATGGTCACAGCAAAATTGCCAACCAATGTAAAACCAGGTTCAAAGATAGATGTTCAGGTTTCATCAATTGGTGATGCAAAAAGTCTTCAGGGAGGAACTCTTCTGATGACTCCTCTTACAGGTCCAGATGGAGAAGTATATGCATTAGCCCAGGGTCCAATTTCAATTGGTGGATTTATTGTTGCAGGTCGTGGTGCACGGGCAATAAAAAATCACCAAAACGCTGGTTCTATTCCTGAAGGAGCTATTGTTGAAAAAACTGTTCCAGTTAATCTGAATGCAAAAAATGAGCTTCAGCTTCTATTACAATTTCCTGATATAACTACTGCCACCACAGTAGCTGATAAAATAAATCAAACTTTTCAATCAGGTGTTGCAAAAGCTATAGATTCTTCAACAATTTCAGTTAATGTTCCACCAAGATATAGAGGAAGTGTTCTTGATTTTATGACTGAGGTTGAAAAAATTGACGTAGTCACAGATCAACCAGCTCGTGTTGTAATTAATGAAAGAACAGGTACTGTTGTTATCGGCTCTCATGTCAAGATTGCTTCCACAGCTCTAGCTCATGGAGGTTTAACAATTACAATAAAAGAAACACCAGAGGTAGTTCAACCGCCTCCTTTAGCTCCTGAAAGAGCAAGAACAGAGATAGTCCCAAGAACAGAGGTTACAGTTGAAGAAAAGAAAGCCTCTCTGGTTGAGGTAGAAGGCTCAACAGTTGGAGAGCTTGTTAATGCACTGAATACTCTTGGAGTTACACCAAAAGATTTAATATCCATACTTCAGGCACTTAAAACAGCAGGGGCTCTTAAGGCTGATTTAGTGATAATGTAG
- a CDS encoding M23 family metallopeptidase — MTQITLSPAKQETSPQIKELSKKIETLFLSELLKVMFESTSLAKEKTTSTYMTAVIPEVAQMMAERDLGIGKFLTQNPAFFNNIAKNQKIELNPSQSNEQKIEKPSKLSLNLSSKFSSLPISGKITSSFGLRIDPIDGKVKHHNGVDIAVPTKTKIKPVSSGKVIYSGYSKGYGNCIIIEHDDGLQTVYAHNSKNLVKTGDTVSPDKTIALSGSTGRTTGPHLHFEVRKNGKPINPMAMINNLEKSSIS, encoded by the coding sequence ATGACACAAATAACTCTGTCGCCAGCAAAACAGGAAACTTCTCCTCAGATAAAAGAGCTATCAAAAAAGATAGAAACACTTTTTCTGAGTGAACTTTTAAAAGTAATGTTTGAAAGCACGTCTCTGGCTAAAGAAAAGACAACCTCCACTTATATGACTGCTGTTATTCCTGAAGTTGCACAGATGATGGCTGAAAGAGATTTAGGAATTGGAAAATTTTTAACACAAAATCCGGCTTTTTTTAATAACATAGCAAAGAATCAAAAAATTGAACTAAATCCCTCTCAATCTAATGAACAAAAAATTGAAAAACCTTCAAAATTATCTTTAAATTTATCATCAAAGTTTTCTTCTTTACCTATTTCTGGAAAAATCACGTCATCATTTGGATTGAGAATAGATCCCATAGATGGGAAAGTAAAACATCATAATGGAGTTGATATAGCTGTTCCTACAAAAACAAAAATAAAGCCTGTTTCGTCTGGAAAAGTTATTTATTCAGGGTACAGCAAGGGATATGGAAACTGCATTATAATAGAGCATGATGACGGACTTCAGACTGTTTATGCTCACAACTCAAAGAATCTTGTTAAAACTGGAGATACAGTTAGTCCTGATAAAACAATTGCTCTTTCAGGTTCAACTGGAAGGACCACAGGTCCTCATCTTCATTTTGAAGTTCGCAAAAATGGGAAACCTATAAACCCAATGGCTATGATAAATAATTTAGAAAAATCGTCGATTTCATAA
- the fliW gene encoding flagellar assembly protein FliW — protein MIKLKSERFGEMVIDENKIINFPAGIPGIPGERFILRECLDPVKWLIAVDDPDVAILVIPPFKFFPSYGFEISDEIASVLDAETENELDVYVALLKYNDGVAANLKSPFLINKNKKIGVQILLEDEQYNFKEPIKK, from the coding sequence ATGATTAAGCTTAAATCAGAGCGTTTTGGAGAGATGGTAATTGATGAAAATAAAATAATAAATTTTCCAGCAGGAATTCCAGGAATTCCTGGTGAAAGATTTATTCTCCGTGAATGTCTTGATCCGGTTAAATGGCTTATTGCAGTTGATGACCCTGACGTAGCAATACTTGTTATACCTCCATTTAAATTTTTTCCAAGCTATGGATTTGAAATCAGTGATGAAATTGCATCAGTACTTGACGCTGAGACAGAAAACGAACTTGATGTTTATGTTGCTCTGCTAAAATATAATGATGGTGTTGCTGCAAATCTTAAATCTCCGTTTTTGATAAACAAAAACAAAAAAATTGGAGTTCAGATTCTTCTTGAAGATGAACAATACAATTTTAAAGAACCAATAAAAAAATGA
- a CDS encoding flagellar hook-basal body protein gives MYKGIYISMTGMMMRENELSSVANNLANINTTGYKRQSFSSKLYPLLSGKPAELNAIYHNARAQTYFGGQYIDLSQGSLKQTRNLFDFAIQGEGFFAVRQGNRIIYTREGSFTKDKENYLITHAGLRVLDENNNPIILPIVDKDRIEVGQDGSIFVDNNLVSRLKLVRLNNVKHIGQSLYEGQEAGQATGQILQGWIESSNINPMNEMVQMIQAIRNFDLSQRLTTNFDQLAQRAVSEIARI, from the coding sequence ATGTACAAAGGCATATACATATCGATGACTGGAATGATGATGAGGGAAAATGAACTTTCCTCTGTTGCAAACAATCTTGCAAACATCAACACTACAGGTTATAAAAGGCAGAGTTTTTCAAGCAAGCTTTATCCTCTTCTCTCAGGAAAACCCGCTGAGCTCAATGCTATTTATCATAATGCTCGTGCTCAGACATATTTTGGTGGACAGTATATTGATCTGTCTCAGGGTTCATTAAAGCAAACACGCAATCTTTTTGACTTTGCTATTCAGGGAGAGGGATTTTTTGCTGTAAGGCAAGGCAATCGCATTATATATACCAGAGAAGGTTCCTTTACAAAAGATAAAGAAAACTATCTAATTACACATGCTGGATTAAGGGTGCTTGATGAAAATAATAATCCAATAATACTTCCAATAGTTGATAAAGACAGAATTGAAGTAGGTCAAGATGGAAGTATTTTTGTTGATAACAACCTTGTTTCAAGACTAAAGCTCGTCAGGTTAAATAATGTAAAACATATCGGACAATCTCTTTATGAAGGACAAGAAGCAGGTCAGGCAACCGGACAAATTCTTCAGGGCTGGATAGAGAGTTCAAATATAAATCCAATGAATGAAATGGTTCAGATGATTCAGGCAATAAGAAATTTTGATTTAAGTCAAAGGCTAACTACTAATTTTGATCAACTTGCCCAGAGAGCTGTAAGTGAAATCGCAAGAATATAA
- the flgM gene encoding flagellar biosynthesis anti-sigma factor FlgM — MIGGPVRIDGIIPNTQIAPEKSQGKTSEKREEVLTKDQVTVSESAKNISRLMVETSNIPDIRADKVEELKNAINSGTYEVKGSEVAGKIIKEALIDKLA, encoded by the coding sequence ATGATAGGAGGACCAGTAAGAATAGATGGAATTATACCAAATACGCAGATAGCTCCTGAAAAATCTCAAGGAAAGACATCTGAAAAAAGGGAAGAAGTCCTAACAAAAGACCAGGTTACAGTTTCTGAATCAGCAAAAAATATATCAAGACTTATGGTTGAAACAAGCAATATTCCAGATATAAGAGCAGATAAAGTTGAAGAGCTAAAAAATGCTATAAATTCAGGAACTTATGAAGTTAAAGGAAGCGAAGTTGCAGGGAAAATAATAAAGGAGGCGCTAATTGACAAGCTTGCATAA
- a CDS encoding flagellar protein FlgN: MTSLHKELVNILEKEKALLGNLYSIVSEERDAIVGLKSAELERILRDKEQALVKLSLWEEEREKLLKKHGLNGSCLSEILKNADNEESDEISRLQELYKNMKTLLCAIAEIQKINEQLIDRSIVHIGTAVKFLESFGITARQNFSKEV; the protein is encoded by the coding sequence TTGACAAGCTTGCATAAAGAGCTTGTGAACATTCTTGAAAAAGAAAAAGCTCTGCTTGGCAATCTGTACAGCATTGTTTCAGAAGAGAGAGACGCTATTGTTGGACTTAAATCTGCAGAGCTTGAAAGAATACTCAGAGATAAGGAACAGGCTCTTGTGAAACTGTCTTTGTGGGAGGAAGAAAGAGAGAAACTTCTTAAAAAACATGGACTGAATGGTAGCTGTCTTTCTGAAATTTTAAAAAATGCTGATAATGAGGAGTCTGATGAAATATCCCGGCTTCAAGAACTGTATAAGAATATGAAAACTCTGCTTTGTGCAATTGCTGAAATTCAGAAGATAAACGAACAACTCATTGATCGCTCAATTGTGCATATTGGAACAGCAGTGAAATTTCTTGAAAGTTTCGGGATAACTGCCAGACAGAACTTCTCCAAGGAGGTATAG
- the flgA gene encoding flagellar basal body P-ring formation chaperone FlgA — translation MKYFNLFIFTILLSLLSISTSLAFDTSILANMLAREIKKSAINKEVRVDQIKFIAFQPQESCLPEDLKIREIKRPSSVEFTFNCNKRQYRAIANYDILTVIYVAQKPLRRGDTINEDDIIGIKQPVSRIPFGAITNKELIIGKVLKRTLAQGLIIKEEHLYPGIPVKRGSKVNVIINKGQVTIMTEGVLKSDAIVGSNARVRCLQTGKEIVGKLVDKDKVRVSL, via the coding sequence ATGAAATATTTTAATCTTTTTATTTTCACTATTTTATTATCACTGCTTTCAATCTCTACGTCGCTTGCTTTCGATACTTCTATATTGGCAAACATGCTTGCCAGAGAGATAAAAAAGTCAGCTATCAACAAGGAAGTTCGGGTTGACCAGATCAAATTTATTGCATTTCAACCTCAAGAAAGCTGTCTTCCAGAAGATTTAAAAATCAGGGAAATAAAAAGACCAAGCTCCGTTGAATTCACCTTTAACTGCAATAAAAGACAGTATAGAGCAATTGCAAATTATGACATTTTGACTGTTATTTACGTTGCTCAAAAACCTCTAAGAAGAGGTGATACAATTAATGAAGACGATATTATAGGAATAAAGCAACCTGTAAGTAGAATTCCTTTCGGAGCTATTACCAATAAAGAGCTCATAATTGGTAAAGTTTTAAAAAGAACTCTTGCTCAGGGATTAATTATTAAAGAGGAGCATCTTTACCCTGGAATACCTGTTAAAAGAGGTAGCAAGGTTAATGTAATAATAAATAAAGGACAGGTCACAATAATGACAGAAGGTGTTCTTAAATCTGACGCAATAGTTGGAAGCAATGCCCGAGTCCGATGCCTTCAAACTGGCAAGGAAATTGTTGGGAAGTTAGTGGATAAAGATAAAGTGAGGGTATCGCTATGA
- the flgK gene encoding flagellar hook-associated protein FlgK has protein sequence MGLTALFDIGKSGILTYQKALEVTSHNIANAATDGYTRQDVILQNITSGIVSTSGVSGSGVKIIDIQRMYDSFIDLQLKTESSNLTYWNVFQNGMLTLENIFNEASDDSMGNLINDFFNAWQELSQNPSGTTERNLLLDKADYLTKRIKISYQSLIEERDEIYKDTQNLVDQANQYIDQINALNEKIAANPGALDAKDQRDNLVKQLNDIVKITYFEDNFGRYSILVGGMPLVDGGKAYQLSVGLDNNTQNMKFSLQMGSSNVDVTTLIQGGKLKAGIDLRDNVIPEYMNKLNMFVFDLTEAINEQHRSGYGLDGSSGNNFFNSLYDLTISNGSYSDMAINLKDINTSTYDKYQIQFDGTNWTVNDLTTTPPTSVSPTVTSWTEGTDTYYKLSFNNIEITLKNPSADLNFTYQIKSNPTMYSEVAINDINKIAAAGENPTGSTSGVMDNDNARKIYNLLNSSIIGNSNPVDFYRSIVSEIGVYSSSAQTQKSFQQSLVQQIDQKRQDISGVSLDEEAVNLVKYQKMYEASARVIKVADEILKTLFDMVS, from the coding sequence ATGGGGCTTACAGCTCTTTTTGATATTGGAAAATCTGGAATATTAACCTATCAAAAGGCACTGGAAGTGACCTCTCACAATATAGCGAACGCAGCAACTGATGGATACACAAGACAAGATGTTATACTTCAAAATATTACATCAGGGATAGTAAGCACTTCAGGAGTTTCAGGTAGTGGAGTAAAGATTATAGATATTCAGAGAATGTATGACTCCTTTATAGATCTGCAGCTCAAGACTGAAAGTTCCAATCTTACATACTGGAATGTTTTTCAGAATGGGATGCTAACGCTTGAAAATATTTTCAATGAAGCCTCTGATGATTCAATGGGCAATTTAATAAATGACTTTTTTAATGCCTGGCAGGAACTCAGCCAAAATCCTTCAGGAACAACTGAACGGAATTTGCTCCTCGATAAAGCAGATTATCTTACAAAACGAATTAAGATTTCCTATCAATCTTTAATTGAAGAGAGAGACGAAATCTACAAAGATACGCAGAACCTTGTTGATCAGGCCAATCAATATATTGATCAGATAAATGCGCTTAATGAAAAAATTGCGGCAAATCCTGGTGCCCTCGATGCAAAAGATCAGAGAGACAATCTTGTTAAACAACTCAACGACATTGTCAAAATTACATACTTTGAAGACAACTTCGGAAGATACTCTATTTTAGTAGGTGGAATGCCTCTTGTTGATGGAGGGAAAGCTTACCAGTTAAGTGTAGGACTTGATAACAACACTCAAAATATGAAGTTCAGTCTTCAAATGGGTTCAAGTAATGTTGATGTTACAACTTTAATCCAGGGTGGGAAACTAAAAGCCGGGATTGATTTAAGAGATAATGTAATTCCAGAGTATATGAATAAACTTAATATGTTTGTTTTTGACTTAACAGAAGCAATTAATGAACAACATAGATCAGGTTATGGTCTTGATGGTTCAAGTGGGAATAATTTTTTCAATTCGCTTTATGATTTAACAATTTCAAATGGTTCATATTCAGATATGGCAATAAACCTCAAAGATATAAATACAAGCACATACGATAAATATCAAATTCAATTTGATGGTACAAATTGGACTGTCAACGATTTAACCACAACTCCTCCTACATCAGTATCTCCTACTGTGACTTCATGGACAGAAGGAACTGACACTTACTACAAATTAAGTTTCAATAACATAGAAATAACTTTGAAAAATCCTTCAGCAGATCTTAATTTTACATATCAAATAAAATCAAACCCTACTATGTATTCAGAAGTTGCAATTAATGATATAAATAAAATTGCAGCAGCCGGAGAGAATCCAACAGGCTCTACAAGTGGAGTAATGGATAATGACAATGCAAGAAAAATTTATAATTTACTCAATAGTTCAATAATTGGCAATTCCAATCCTGTTGATTTTTATAGATCAATAGTTTCTGAAATCGGTGTTTACTCATCCAGTGCGCAGACTCAGAAGAGTTTTCAACAATCCCTTGTCCAGCAGATAGATCAAAAAAGACAGGACATCTCAGGAGTAAGCCTTGATGAAGAAGCTGTAAATCTCGTTAAGTATCAGAAGATGTATGAAGCATCTGCAAGGGTAATAAAAGTTGCAGATGAAATTCTAAAAACATTATTTGATATGGTGAGCTAA
- the flgL gene encoding flagellar hook-associated protein FlgL produces MKVTTNFFYETFVANLNKQLDAMYKDQLQLATGKRVLSPGDDPVAISRITKYKSEIAALDEYQRVIDTAKNYNSAIETAIEDLKNMVIQAKQYAVQGSTDTLSATGRLALADDVNTLIQRSIDTVNTKIGGRYIFAGYKGDTPPVNASTGVYESDSNLQYLDINSFLDVPVNLPASKFFTYVGASTQVFTPYNQTDTGSIHDVDPLSALLMSRPSGGAIIDPTTPFTTNGGTLTIKFADNNPVEVTIGAPASLNDVRDAINSQAGDYVKAWVVNTGTSTVPDYRLVINSMPAGKSDQIRISINTTDAAGTGLNLLSYSPETGSATMTVENNINGYNYITDATDPNYYSFNNNYLNESNYLRAVYFLKVALENNDQGKIQKAVDYMDKISDNLYKQQSIIGARLSKIESITDYNLDIKTNTQQSLSNDQDADAVQVISDLTQRMSVLQALRVTFTDFFRSNLFDFLS; encoded by the coding sequence ATGAAAGTTACAACAAATTTCTTTTATGAAACATTTGTGGCCAATCTTAACAAACAGCTTGACGCAATGTATAAAGATCAACTACAACTTGCAACAGGAAAGAGAGTTCTTTCTCCGGGCGATGATCCAGTTGCAATTTCAAGAATTACTAAATACAAGTCAGAAATTGCCGCACTTGATGAATATCAGAGAGTTATTGATACTGCAAAAAATTATAATTCTGCTATTGAAACAGCTATTGAAGACCTTAAAAACATGGTTATACAGGCAAAACAGTATGCTGTTCAGGGTTCCACAGACACACTTTCAGCTACAGGCAGACTTGCTTTGGCAGATGATGTCAACACATTAATTCAGCGCAGTATTGACACAGTAAACACAAAAATAGGAGGAAGATATATATTTGCCGGATATAAAGGCGATACACCTCCTGTAAACGCATCAACAGGAGTTTATGAGTCTGATTCAAATCTTCAATATCTTGATATAAACTCTTTTCTTGACGTACCTGTAAATTTACCAGCTTCGAAATTTTTCACTTATGTAGGGGCTTCAACGCAGGTGTTTACGCCATATAATCAAACAGACACAGGTAGTATTCATGATGTTGATCCTCTTTCTGCATTGTTGATGTCCAGGCCTTCAGGTGGTGCTATAATAGATCCAACAACACCATTTACAACAAATGGGGGGACGCTCACCATAAAATTTGCTGACAATAACCCGGTAGAGGTTACAATTGGTGCTCCTGCTTCTTTAAATGATGTAAGAGATGCAATCAATTCTCAGGCAGGAGATTATGTTAAAGCATGGGTTGTGAACACAGGTACATCCACTGTACCAGACTATCGTCTAGTAATTAATAGTATGCCAGCTGGAAAGTCGGATCAAATCAGAATCTCTATAAACACAACAGATGCAGCTGGGACAGGACTAAATCTCTTATCTTACAGCCCTGAAACAGGGTCTGCGACTATGACAGTTGAAAATAACATAAATGGTTACAATTATATCACAGACGCAACAGATCCCAATTACTACAGCTTTAATAACAACTACCTCAATGAAAGCAACTACCTGAGGGCAGTTTATTTTCTTAAGGTTGCTCTTGAAAACAATGATCAGGGAAAAATTCAGAAGGCAGTTGATTATATGGATAAAATATCAGACAATCTTTATAAACAACAATCTATTATTGGAGCAAGACTCAGTAAAATTGAGAGTATTACTGACTACAACCTTGATATTAAAACAAACACTCAACAGTCTCTCTCAAATGATCAGGATGCTGATGCTGTTCAGGTAATCTCAGATCTTACTCAGAGAATGAGTGTTTTACAGGCATTAAGAGTAACATTTACAGATTTCTTCCGTAGTAATCTTTTTGATTTTCTGAGTTAA
- the flgG gene encoding flagellar basal-body rod protein FlgG has protein sequence MLRSLFTAATGMYAQQLNLDVISHNLANVNTTGYKKGRAEFQDLLYQNVINPGAPSDDGTQYPTGIQVGLGVKPVAVAKFFTPGDLVNTNNDLDWAIQGDGFFQTTLPDGTIAYTRAGNFRIDRDGRIVTNDGYPLEPSITVPEDATKLTVGADGTVTVLQPGTVAPVEIGRIELARFINPAGLQAIGKNLFLETDASGTPTTGTPGLEGRGTIVQGFLEMSNVNIVEELANMIIAQRAFDINSKAVQTSDEMLQTVVALKR, from the coding sequence ATGTTAAGGTCACTTTTTACAGCAGCCACAGGAATGTATGCACAGCAGTTAAATCTTGATGTTATTTCTCATAATCTTGCAAATGTGAACACAACTGGCTACAAGAAAGGAAGAGCAGAGTTTCAGGACTTGCTCTATCAAAATGTTATTAATCCAGGTGCACCATCTGATGATGGAACTCAGTATCCAACAGGAATACAGGTTGGACTCGGTGTGAAACCTGTTGCAGTGGCAAAATTTTTTACACCTGGTGATTTAGTTAACACGAATAATGATCTTGATTGGGCTATTCAGGGAGATGGATTCTTTCAGACAACGCTGCCTGATGGAACAATCGCATATACAAGAGCAGGAAACTTTAGAATCGACAGAGATGGGAGGATTGTAACTAATGACGGTTATCCTCTTGAACCAAGCATCACTGTTCCAGAGGACGCAACAAAACTTACAGTTGGTGCTGACGGAACTGTTACAGTGCTTCAGCCTGGAACTGTTGCTCCAGTGGAAATTGGAAGAATTGAGCTTGCAAGATTTATTAATCCTGCAGGATTACAGGCAATTGGTAAAAATCTTTTTCTTGAAACAGATGCATCCGGAACACCTACAACAGGAACTCCGGGATTAGAAGGAAGAGGAACAATTGTTCAGGGTTTTTTAGAGATGTCAAATGTGAACATTGTTGAAGAACTTGCAAATATGATAATTGCCCAGAGAGCTTTTGATATTAATTCTAAAGCAGTGCAGACCTCTGATGAGATGTTACAGACCGTAGTAGCGCTTAAGAGGTAG
- a CDS encoding flagellar basal body L-ring protein FlgH, with translation MKKLLLILPVFIIFLSACSELKEVRDIKNAGMPPKYYPEPPQQVASEGSLWRNSASLYEDNKARRVNDLVTIIINESTSAQKTASTNASRNSSTNYGLDTFLGMNTDFNIQTWPLINGLYRGTNVFSPNIKGSALSDFKGDADTERAGKITGTITAKVVEVLPNKNLVIESRKEVIVNNEKEILVLRGIIRPDDISQSNTILSQYVADAQIYLVGEGTLGDKQSQGWLVRLLDKIWPF, from the coding sequence ATGAAAAAATTATTATTAATTTTGCCTGTCTTCATCATATTTCTGTCAGCATGTTCAGAGCTTAAAGAAGTAAGAGACATTAAAAATGCTGGAATGCCACCAAAGTATTATCCAGAACCTCCTCAACAAGTCGCATCTGAAGGCTCTTTGTGGAGAAATAGTGCTTCTCTTTACGAAGACAATAAAGCTCGGAGGGTAAATGATTTAGTTACAATCATAATAAATGAGAGCACATCTGCTCAAAAAACAGCCTCAACAAATGCATCGAGGAACTCTTCAACAAACTATGGTCTTGATACATTTCTTGGTATGAATACAGATTTTAACATTCAGACATGGCCGCTTATAAACGGACTTTACAGAGGAACAAATGTTTTTTCTCCAAATATAAAAGGTTCTGCACTGAGTGATTTTAAAGGAGATGCTGACACAGAAAGAGCAGGAAAGATTACAGGAACCATTACTGCCAAAGTAGTAGAAGTTTTACCTAATAAAAATCTTGTTATTGAATCACGTAAAGAGGTTATAGTTAACAATGAAAAGGAAATACTGGTGCTCAGAGGCATTATAAGACCTGATGACATAAGTCAGAGCAATACAATTTTGAGTCAGTATGTTGCTGATGCTCAAATATATCTTGTTGGTGAAGGTACTCTGGGAGATAAGCAATCACAGGGATGGCTTGTAAGATTACTTGATAAAATATGGCCCTTTTAA